In Vanessa atalanta chromosome 9, ilVanAtal1.2, whole genome shotgun sequence, the genomic window caaaacatttagtGCGAACGCTGAACCTAATCCTGAACCATGTAAGGCAGGAGTATCATCCGAAGAAGACTCAGATCCTGAGTCGGATGTTGAACTAGACATGGAAGGTATGTTATAGTTTTTACACAACTTGCCTTATACCTTTGAATATTATGAACATTAATATCTACAATTATATGCCCTAGTGCTAAAAGGCCTAATATCAATAACCCTTATGTTTGATAATcagaatttaaacaattaacaatatttgttgttttatataacatgttattttgtataatattgttgGTATTAGTAGAGTGAGACTTATGCCGTTTTAGCAAACACAAAATAGTACTTTGTTCATTTAGTAACAGGCCAcggaatttatgaatattatgaataattaataaatgtttcaaatcATGATCAAAACGAAACCCAtactaaacatttatataaatacttgtctGTCTTCTAAGAGCATCACTTCAATAATCCGATTGAATTGAATCATTGTACACTTGTTAGCACttatgtgtatatgtatctGTATGTGTATATGTGTTATGTAGGTATCAGACATAATTCTATCAATACACATGTTGGCTTGCAACTCATAGCATAGCAATGTGTTTTAGGCATTAGctagaatattttatgtttttaaacaattcaATATATCTATCTCCTGATTTCAATTCACAGGTGTTATATCTGATACATCAGAAGCTAATCAAGAGATGGGTGATCAATTGAAGGAAGTGACAGATGAGGAACGTGATCAGTCTGATGAGAAAAGATCTGAAGCGATGCAAGCATTCTCGGAACAGCGGTTGGATGAAGCTATTGTTTTGTACACAGAAGCTATAAAACTTAACCCACAGAGTGCTTTGCTTTTTGCTAAAAGGGGTCAGGTAATATTAAGACACATTATGTTCATtagcttatataaattatgtagaatgaatatttaattcatatatttatttttacactacTAACACTACACCAgttaaatattcatacataacATTTACTTCTCTTggtgtaagaaaaaatatattcgtattttcATATAAGTATTATAGGCATACTGtaatacacaaacatttgaCAACAAAGTAGGTTTTACATAAGCTAACAAAGTTTTAATACTATACAACATGGAGTTAACTTgacaacaatattatttgaaaaggaaaaaaatagaaactttttatctaattataaatattaatttgtttacaattattatcacaAGCTCTTATCAGCCACCAATTTTTGGTATAGTTTGTTCCACAAAATCGAACATAAGTGTATGTTGagatattgtatatgttttaatattaaaatgtcaattGAATGGGTTGATTTGATGACActgaaaatgaaatgataatCTCATAATGAAAATTCTTAGTACAAGTTACCCAACCAGCTTATATGCAAAATTCAAGTCTATGTCTTATCAAATAAGTTTGGCTCACATCACTTAGTTGTAACTCATTgttcttttatatacatatataataaatagctgATCTGTGCATTTTCACCAGCGCTATCCGTTATTACACCACCCCTTCAGTCATACTGTGATTGTTATATaacctttatataaatagatttgagTTTGTAAATGAGCTTTCAAATCAAactgattatttttatcacagAATGGTATTCCCTTATAGACATGTAGTTGAATACTAAGAGagaaattttcaaaattcatctcttAATTAGGTTTAATTGGGATTGAGAGTTTGAATGGAAGTTTACCATTTCTTTTGTTAGAAATATAGAATATAGTATTTAGGCTTAGGGAAATGAGTTAAAgactagttttaaaattatattgaaaatagaacgaaacagtgttttttttttatggcattggttggcggacgagcacatgggccacctgatggtaagtggtcacccccgcacatagacaaaggcgctgtaagaaatatgaaccattccttacatcacctatgcgccaccaaccttgggaaccaagatgttatgtcccttgtgcctgtgattacactggctcactcacccttctaaccggaacacaacaatacagagtactgttatttggcggtagaatatctgatgagtgggtggtacctacccagaccggcttgcacaaagccctgccaccaagtaaaatttgaaGGGACCACCCTTCTTGACACTGTTttgtcctatttttttttaagttttaactgAAATTTTGTAGGTGTTCGGTAGGTGTTAAGTATAAAGtatcctatgtccttccttgaggttcaagtttacataccaaatttcaccaaatttggtttagtggtttagccgtgaaagcgttaCGGACTTACGGATGGACGGACGGACGTACGTTacgttactttcgcatttataatattagtatagatagtgCACCAAGCCAATTGCTTACTCATTTTAACATCTCAAAgtatatagatattaataaatactcaaTTAACTTTAGACTTAGACCCAGGAAACTGTTTGTCATCTGGTTAGCGTCTTTGCTACATTCACGAAAGAAGTGTGCACGTTAAGCATTTGTATTGACATAAATATGCACACAAAATTCAAACAATGATACCGAACACGCcctataaacatatatgtaatattttcttatgatGCAAGACGTGCACGTAATCAGTGTAGATACGCCTTCAAATTATAGTCGTATTTATTTGGTAACAAAAACAGAAAATGACTTAACGGTAATACTGTCCATCATGTCATGTCATTATTGAACGAAGGCATTCTCTTCTTTCAAggaaaggtttggagctaattccaccacgctgctccaatgcaagtTTGGGAAAaatgagttaaaaatatttttttcctaatgGGCACAAGTCATTTCGTCAATATCACTAtgtaagaagaaaaaaatgtcGATTGCATgtgacaatattaaataatctgtgTCGCCTGTGCAAACAGTAcagctaatattaaaatttgtttattttctaggTATTTCTTAAACAAAACAAGTTGCATGCTTGCATCAAGGACTGTACGCAGGCTTTGGAACTGAACTGTGATAGTGCGGCTGCATATAAATTCAGAGGACGAGCCTACaggtatgatttttattatcttataaataattttgcttcAATATTCTCTTCTGTCTGTTTATTTTGGGAAAATAAACAGTTATTGCTTTCTTAGTTAGTTTTGGTTaacaacttaataaataaaaaatgctaaatTCCTAACATTACTTGTTCCTCATTTCCCAAAATATTCAGACAATAAAAACTATGTCCTTATTGTCTGACAATTGTCTTGAAATTTTCTAAAGCTCTTCAGTAGTTGTTCACAAACCCATAGAAAAGCCAACATCTCaatgttgtgttttttttttaatttattccgtattttataaaaattgtttttttttttaatgtatttttcttgtGTATTTTTGGTTTACTCAATATGGTAAAGTCCGTGTTGACTTTGAATAGACACCGAGATAAAATATCCGAATCaagtcataattttaatttattaaacagtaACTAAGaagatataagaaataattcaatgtaataattcaacaatattttaGTCTCTTGGGTAAGTTTGAAGAGGCTTCGCACGATCTCTGCGAGTCACTGAAGATTGACTATGACGATCAAGCCAATGAGTGGCTCACTCTAGTGAAACCAAATGCTGAGAAGCTCCGCCAACACAAACTCAGTATTCAACGCAAGAAAGAGGAAaaagaggttttttttatttatttaaataggcagACTGACGATGAGGCAAGACGAAGGTaaatggttaccaccgcccatagacattggctctgTATGAACTATTCACCATCCTATATATTGTcaatgcaccaaccttgggagctaagatattatgtcccttgtgcagtTACACTAGaccactcaccctttaagccggaacacaacaacacaaaaTATTGCTCTTTGCCGGTAGACTATGAGGTTAGGGGccaagtggggggggggggcgctTGCAAATTCTTGACTCTAAATATTAACAGGTAAGTGAATACGAAGCCAAcctaattgttatttattttattttgtcgtaTACGTTTATATAACTAATTCTTACTTCACAATAGATAATAACAATGCTATATTATTGGCGATCACAATGACTGTTATATCAACACAGTGAGCATAATATACAGGGTGATTAAAATCATTGGTATTCTTGTAAACTATGATGATCGCGACATCTCTTCTAACATATTAcagaaactaaaacaaaaaacattatgatattaaaagtaatactgCCCGTAAAACTGTATATAGACTTTATACTGTGCAAAAAATGCTGAAACTATACAACAGACATCTAACCTAAAAAAAGGCGTGCAGCCCGACTTTAGGCGTAAACTGCTTATATAGGTATTTTAGTAACATAATATCATATGTGGCATTCGAATTTCTAACAATACTAGGTACTTAGTCTTAGTGCAAAATTCataattgaatgaatatttttcagCACCGTGAGAAAATACGAAGAGCCCGCAACGCGCAAGAGGCTCGAGCGAAGGCGGCTCAAGAGCAGGCGCAGTCGCAGGCGCAGGCCGGCTTCCGCGGGGGGGCGCCCCCCGGCATGGGCGCCTTCGAAAACGTAGACTTCGCCAAACTCATCTCTGATCGTGAACTTTTTGAAACACTGAAGGTATCAAAACGAAGtgatttaattgttttctaattttttataGACACAAGTATTTACAGATTAGATCTATCTTGAAACAATAGACTGTTGTCATGTGAAAActtcatatcaaataaaaatcttttatatatttattattattttgcttaaaatcgtTACCTGACTCTGTGtcattaattgaaaaaaaaatggaaaaaacattataaattaatattaataaatgttttaaacacATTTGGGTTACATTTATCGTATCCAACCGAAGACAATGAGCAAAATGTAacttcttatatatttacataatgtatttGGACTTTATTCTTAACTGACACTTAAAAAACTTAACTGCtgaaaattggaaaaaaaaatttggttatatcattaatatactTGACTTTCTAGGCTATAAATATAAgctaaattaaagaataaattattaaagtaattaatatgtatCTATTTGTTACgagagaaaaaaattataataagttgaCAAATTGTTTTAGGACCCAGAAATATCAGCCGCTATCTATGACGTCTCATCAAACCCAGCTAATTTCATTAAGTATCAGAACAATCCCAAGATAGTTGCTGCCTTAGAAATGTTAAGGAATAAATTTGGAACGGGCGGTGGACCTGCACCGGGTGGCTTTGGaggtaaatatttacttttaactaattaacccttttaatttttgtaatattataaacaaatcgtattttagtacatttaacattatttaatgattatttttctaagactataaaatagaaagacttgtattttttttgcttgaacaattttttcattcttattttttagAAGTGCTTTTTTGCCATATTGGTACATGATTCTGTTAAAGTACTAAAGCGTCATACATACTCTTAAAGTATAGTAAAGACAAGAAATCGTAGATTagtaattgtaacaaaatatatttattcttaccaatgttttttttaaattgttctttGCTTGTTAAACctcctaatatataatatgcgtTTTTGACTTAGACTGCAGGTTACTGCAGTTCCAATATCCTATACATTGAGTGttgtttattcttaaaatacctAATTAATTACAGGTTTCGGAGGTGCACCAACTGCTGGAGCTAAAAATTCTGATGATGATGTTGGCTTAGACTAAAGACAACATACATTTGGAATTCCAAATAACTATTGTTTGAACATTCATAATCAaagtatgttatatattgtGAAACATGGTCATGGTCAAAAACATTTCTTCTATTGTACTGAAGTTgtgtttttatgaaatttcttGCAAATGTTTTTCTCTAgatatagaataattttaaattgcttgCAAAATTCCCATCGATAAGCTATTTTAACAATTCATTCGCacttctgtaaaaaaatatttagagttaaaacaattaaaataaatatataaattaaatggattTATTGGAAACGtccaatatatatctatttaatatatttttttaacaaaagaaatGTTCCCTGTAATTTTGCTTTGTCATCAAAAGTTTTATTGTGtaggaatacattttttattttagcatttttatAGTTACACAAGATGTATagtaaattctattttaatttgctggcagtaaataaatacttcaataCTTAAATTGCTGTTTTATTACCTGTTGTGTgcctaaatgtaaaaaaagttttattactcATTGTTAAGGTattgtgaattttaatataaatataatattagtattcacTAACAATTTAAAGGTTCttaggttatttatttaataatagtccGATTTATATAGCTGATCTTTATATATCTTACTAGTTACTACTTGGATCCttaataagacatttttaattaaaaaaaaagctaaagtTAAAGAATTCAAGTACgtattttaaggtttttttatataaaaaagataagtatttttatttttaatatattttgggtATAGCCCTCAATAtaactatacatacatacaatatataaaaataaaaaaatctgtgtttcttttgattttgaacttGTTGGTGAGTTAATTGTGGGAGCAACTTCTAAAAAAGCAAACCAAAGTTTTGCCGGCCTGAGCCCGCGCTTTCTCagcctatacatatatatatagggaAACACTCCCCTTACTATTTTGgcctaaatttatttaagcagtaggtttgttttttataaactaatattttttcccAGTAATGATGCATGGACTAGCATTTTCAATCAGTCTATATTGATGcacatttttacaaaaaaattgaatgtagcattagcagcctgtaaatttcccactgctgggctaaaggcctcctctccctttgaggagaaggtttggagcatattccaccacgctgctccaatgcgggttggtggaatacacatgtggcagaatttcgttgaaattagacacatgcaggtttcctcacgatgttttccttcaccgccgagcacgagatgaattataaacacaaattaagcacatgaaaattcagtggtgcctgcctgggtctgaacccgaaatcatcggttaagatgcacgcgttctaaccactgggccatctctcatcaaattgaaaaattgaatgtagaaatatttgatatccataccaaaaattaaaaggacaatacatttttactattatcattatatgtatttgttaaaaatgttgaaatgtgtaattaatattctaacGTTATATT contains:
- the LOC125066522 gene encoding putative protein FAM10A4, with amino-acid sequence MSCPFSEEQLLQLKAFVELCRIQPQILQHPKLSFFKDYLISLGVTIPNVSHESKDVPASGDRANAEPNPEPCKAGVSSEEDSDPESDVELDMEGVISDTSEANQEMGDQLKEVTDEERDQSDEKRSEAMQAFSEQRLDEAIVLYTEAIKLNPQSALLFAKRGQVFLKQNKLHACIKDCTQALELNCDSAAAYKFRGRAYSLLGKFEEASHDLCESLKIDYDDQANEWLTLVKPNAEKLRQHKLSIQRKKEEKEHREKIRRARNAQEARAKAAQEQAQSQAQAGFRGGAPPGMGAFENVDFAKLISDRELFETLKDPEISAAIYDVSSNPANFIKYQNNPKIVAALEMLRNKFGTGGGPAPGGFGGFGGAPTAGAKNSDDDVGLD